The Haloplanus sp. CK5-1 genome segment TGTAGGGGCGGGCGCAGCGCGGAGGGGTAGTGGTGCATCAGCCCCGTCAACATCGCGTCGGCGTCACCCACCTCGACCATCACGCTGCCGAGGTAGTTGCCGTCGCGGACGAGTTCGCGCGCCTCCCGGCGCGTGACGCCCTTGCGCTTGCGGAGTTCGTACAGGCGGTCGGCGTAGGCGTCCAGTTCGTCCGCCTCGGGGTCGACGACTTCGGGATCGAAGTCGAGGCCGAGATCGTCTCTCGTCCGTCGAATCCCGTCGCGGTCTCCGATCAGAACGGGGAGCGCGATCCCCTGTTCGGCGATCTGATAGGCCGCGCGGATCATTTTCTCGTCGTCCCCCTCGGCGAGGACGACGCGCTTGGGGTCGGTCTTGGCCTTGTTGAGGACGACCCGCATCATCTCACGGGACTTGCCGAGGCGGGCTTCGAGGTCCTCGACGTACGTGTCGAGGTCGAGCGACCGGCGGGCCGCGCCGCTGTCCATGGCCGCCTCCGCGACGGCCGGTGCCACCTCGAACATCACCCGTGGATCGACCGGCTTGGGGAGGATGTACTCGGGGCCGTACTGGAGGGGTTGATCGCCGTAGGCCTTCACCACGGCGTCGGGCACGTCCTGCCGGGCGAGGTCTGCGAGGGCGCGGGCGGCGGCGACTTTCATCTCCTCGTTGATCTCGGTGGCGCGAACGTCCAGCGCACCCCGGAAGAGGAACGGGAACCCGAGGACGTTGTTCACCTGGTTGGGGAAGTCAGAGCGCCCGGTGCCGACGATGACGGTGTCGTCGCGGGCCTCCTTGGCGTCGTAGTAGTCGATTTCGGGTTCGGGGTTGGCCATCGCGAAGATGATCGGGTCGTCGGCCATCGACCGCACCATCTCGGGGCTGACGATGCCGCCGACCGAGAGGCCGATGAAGGCGTCCGCGCCCGCCATGGCGTCGGCCAGATCACCGGCCGGCCGGTCGCTCGCGAACCGCGCCTTGTACTCGTTGACGTCGCGGTCGGTCGTGATGATGCCCGTCGAGTCACACATCGTGATGCCGTGCCGGGGGACGCCCAGCGAGACGAGGAACTCGGCGGTCGCGATTGCGCTCGCGCCCGCCCCCGAGAGAGTCACCGACAGGTCTTCGAGCTCCTTGCCCGCGATGTCCGCGGCGTTGACGAGGCCGGACCCGATGATGATCGCGGTACCGTGTTGGTCGTCGTGGAACACCGGGATCGACATCTCCTCTCGGAGGCGCTCCTCGATCTCGAAGCAGTCGGGGGCCTTGATGTCCTCCAGGTTGATGCCCCCGAAGGTCGGTTCCATCGCCTTCGTCGCGGTGACGACGTCCGCCGGATCGTCGAAGTCGAGTTCGATGTCGAAGACGTCGATGTCCGCGAACCGCTTGAAGAGGACGCCTTTCCCCTCCATCACCGGCTTCGACGCCTGCGCGCCGATGTCGCCCAGGCCCAGGACCGCGGACCCGTTGGAGATGACGCCCACCAGATTCCCCTTCGCTGTGTAGTCGTAGGCGAGGTCGAGGTCGTCGTGGATGTCCGAACACGGCGCGGCAACGCCGGGGGAGTAGGCCAGACTCAGATCCCGCTGGGTGTTCGTCGGCTTGGTCGTCGAAATCTCGATCTTTCCGGGAGGGTCCTGCCGGTGGTACTCCCTGGCGTCGTCGTCGAGTCCCATGGCCGCGACCACAAGTGGGGTAGACAAAAAGCTATCCGTGGTACGTCGATCAACCGATCGATGATCGTCGACTCCCGCGTTCCCACACATCAACGTTTGGGGTCGTTCCCCGTAGCCGGGAGGGTTCGGACAGGCCTAAGTGCACCCGGTCCCGAGCGCGCGTATGAGCCTTCGCGACTGGGTCACGTTCCCCCGTTTCGCCGCGTTCACGACGGGTCTGACGCTCAGCCTCGTCATGCTCGGCATCTACACCGCTGCGACGGGGTCGGGACTGGCCTGCTCGGCGCAGTGGCCGCTCTGTGATGGCGGCCTCCTCCCCCAGACCATCCCGAGTTTCATCGAGTGGTTCCACCGCCTGGTCGCCATGGTGACCGGATGGTTCATCCTCGGCACCGCGCTCTGGTCGTGGCGCCGGGACGGGGTCGAGGAGCGACTCACCGCGACGCTTTCCGTGGTGTTGCTCCCCCTCCAGATCAGTATCGGGGCCGTGACCGTCACGCTGAACGGCTTCCTGCCCTCGGGCTACTCGGCCCCGACGCAGGGTGCACACCTCGCCGTCGCGCTCACCATCTTTTCGCTGCTCGTGTGGACGACGCTGTCCGCCCGGAGCGAGGACGGCCCGGTCCTCGACCGGATCCGCCGGGCGCTCGCCGTCGCCTTTGGCGCGGTGATCGCGGGCGCGTTCGTCAGCCGCGTCTTCGCACCCATCCCGTACGGACCGGCCGTGCAAGCGGTCTTCTACGGCGCGTCGCTCGTCGCCGTCGCCGCCTTGCTCGCGGCG includes the following:
- a CDS encoding NADP-dependent malic enzyme produces the protein MGLDDDAREYHRQDPPGKIEISTTKPTNTQRDLSLAYSPGVAAPCSDIHDDLDLAYDYTAKGNLVGVISNGSAVLGLGDIGAQASKPVMEGKGVLFKRFADIDVFDIELDFDDPADVVTATKAMEPTFGGINLEDIKAPDCFEIEERLREEMSIPVFHDDQHGTAIIIGSGLVNAADIAGKELEDLSVTLSGAGASAIATAEFLVSLGVPRHGITMCDSTGIITTDRDVNEYKARFASDRPAGDLADAMAGADAFIGLSVGGIVSPEMVRSMADDPIIFAMANPEPEIDYYDAKEARDDTVIVGTGRSDFPNQVNNVLGFPFLFRGALDVRATEINEEMKVAAARALADLARQDVPDAVVKAYGDQPLQYGPEYILPKPVDPRVMFEVAPAVAEAAMDSGAARRSLDLDTYVEDLEARLGKSREMMRVVLNKAKTDPKRVVLAEGDDEKMIRAAYQIAEQGIALPVLIGDRDGIRRTRDDLGLDFDPEVVDPEADELDAYADRLYELRKRKGVTRREARELVRDGNYLGSVMVEVGDADAMLTGLMHHYPSALRPPLQVIGTAEDADYAAGVYMLTFRNQVIFVADATVNQDPGADELAEIGRHTGELARRFNVEPRAAFLSYSNFGSVDNAGTRKPRQAAEMLRKDVTVDFPVDGEMQADTAVVEDILEGTYDFAELEDPANVLIFPNLEAGNIGYKLLQRLGGADAIGPMLVGMDKPVHVLQRGDEVKDIVNLAGVAVVDAQERDA
- a CDS encoding COX15/CtaA family protein, whose product is MSLRDWVTFPRFAAFTTGLTLSLVMLGIYTAATGSGLACSAQWPLCDGGLLPQTIPSFIEWFHRLVAMVTGWFILGTALWSWRRDGVEERLTATLSVVLLPLQISIGAVTVTLNGFLPSGYSAPTQGAHLAVALTIFSLLVWTTLSARSEDGPVLDRIRRALAVAFGAVIAGAFVSRVFAPIPYGPAVQAVFYGASLVAVAALLAATRWLAASPVPHLRVATATALAALFVAMLLGRDLVFYTSTVRLVNAGAFLVSGVVIALAAVLARRARSDDDPAGSVAG